A region of Granulicella aggregans DNA encodes the following proteins:
- a CDS encoding glutathione peroxidase yields the protein MANLYDIPVNRITGEGTSLAEYRGKALLIVNTASKCGLTPQYDALEKLYARYKADGLEILGFPANDFGAQEPGSNEEIATFCKGSFGVSFPMFQKIVVTGPETHPLYQDLIAERPEAAAKEPGAFRTKLANYAPPNPAPGILWNFEKFVIDRHGRVVERFSPETLPDDPMVLAAIETALKS from the coding sequence ATGGCAAATCTCTATGACATCCCAGTCAACCGGATCACCGGCGAAGGCACCTCGCTCGCCGAATATCGTGGCAAGGCACTCCTGATCGTCAATACCGCCTCGAAGTGCGGCCTCACCCCGCAATACGACGCCTTGGAAAAGCTGTACGCCCGCTACAAAGCCGACGGCCTCGAGATTCTCGGCTTCCCCGCCAACGACTTCGGAGCCCAGGAACCCGGCTCCAATGAAGAGATCGCCACCTTCTGCAAAGGTAGCTTCGGTGTCTCTTTCCCCATGTTCCAGAAGATCGTCGTCACGGGCCCCGAAACCCATCCCCTCTACCAGGACCTGATCGCGGAGAGACCCGAAGCGGCGGCGAAGGAGCCAGGGGCCTTCCGCACAAAGCTGGCAAACTACGCTCCGCCAAACCCCGCTCCCGGCATCCTCTGGAACTTCGAGAAGTTTGTCATCGACCGCCACGGCCGCGTCGTCGAACGCTTCTCGCCGGAGACTCTGCCGGATGATCCGATGGTGCTGGCCGCCATCGAGACGGCGCTGAAGAGCTAA